The Setaria viridis chromosome 9, Setaria_viridis_v4.0, whole genome shotgun sequence sequence ATAGAGATAATATGAGTGTAGGAGAAATGGGTATAGAGTAGAGAATCTCGATGACTAAGATAGAATATTTCTTTTAAGAGATAAAAATAGAATATTTCTTTTAAGAGATGAAAATAGACATGGATGAGTGCGGATAGCCTAGGACCCGAAAGCTCGCGAATTCTCTTGCCGCATCGGCCTGTCATCCGTCAAGCCGTCGCTCTTCCTCCTgtccgcccaccgccgcccgtgtcGCCTCCTTCTTTCTCGCCGGTCCGGCGATGGAAACAATGTAGTTGGAGATGCGACACGAGCAGATCGATCAGTTCTATGCCTCCTCGTTCAGCGTTGGCTAAAGGGAAATGCGACTCCGGAGCAAGGCGCTGCTTCCGGCCTCCGTGCCGCTTAATCCACCCTCAGCTGCTCAAtttgccgccgcctccgtgctcctcctccccacAGTATCTCCCTCCCTACTGCAGgctccgccgctcccgccgtcccgcgccaTCGTGGCGTCGTCTCCCGCTCCATTGTTGCCAGCCACAGCGGCTACCGCATGGTGCGGCTCACGGTGATTGGACCTGTCACAGGGAGCTGCCGAGGACTGGCAGGGCAGTAGGGGGACTCTATTTGAGAGGTCCCCAGGGCCTGGCAGTGGTCAGAGCGGCACCGGCGGCAAGCCATTGTGGGGGGCTTCCCGTCAACTCCTGCACACGTCGCTAAGACTCGTCGTCAGTCACCTGCTCGGTGAAATGCCAGGACCAGTTTGCTCTGTAGATCGGCAAACAAACATGTGCAGGCGTGCAGCTATGCTTCGTGCACTTCATTTCTCTGTTCACTGCTGTTTCTTTGCCGtttggcctgttcgcttcagcttatgagccggctgaaaagctgaaacggctgatttgttgtgagaggaaaatactatttggtggctgataagccaagAAGACTTCCAGAGAGGGATTCCACCTGTGGGCTAGCTCATGCTGCACATCGCCGATGAGTCCTTTCTCACCAAAGAAGCCAAGCAAACAGGTCAAGCTTTTCTTACAATTTGGTGATCCCACTATTTTTCCTGTTTTCTTTGAATTCAGTAAAAAGAACAGAATTTACTCCACTTGACTGAACATTTGTCAATTAAGGCGTACATACTGTTTTCTGAAGTTCACAAGCTTATTTTCATGTGCCAAATTTTATGAACCCGATGGGATTGGCATTTTGAACTAAGTGCTAATACTGTGACAATCTTCTTTCATGAAATTTACTTGCAAGATCCTTAACTCTACATTTCAATTGAGAATCTCTTGGTTAGGTAACCAATCATTTATTGGTGTTGAGCTTCAAGTGCTAATCCTATGAGTTAACCTTATATGCTTGCATCTTTATGTCAATACTCGATACACACTGAGATCATTAGATATCGGTTTGGCTAATTGCCTTAAGGCCCAAGGACATGGCACAAATTACTTTTTACATTCAGCTTTAGTAGTGATTGCTAAAATTTCTCTTTCTTAATGAAGCAACTGATGTTTTACTAAAGGGACATAACGTGGATATAAAACGGCAAAGAAATTCATGGAAACAGCAGTGAACATAACGTAGATATAAAACAGCAGAGAACTTCTACAGCAGATTCTGAAACATGAAGTTCATCCATGTGCTGATGTGCACATTGGCAAAAAAACAAATTTCTGAACTGCGCAAGTGCTCGTATGATATAATGTTAGTATTTAGATAAATAATGTGCACCGGCTTCATTTTGGTGGCTTAAAATCTTTGTCCACACAATCCTAACAGTAAGCAAGAAATAGCGTCAAAGCTTCTTTCCTGTGAACTGCCTTTCAAAATACTCAAGAAAATGCCTCAATGCAAAAACAGCTATGCATTATAGGATAAATATTTTTGCATTGAGGCATTATGTGAACTAATCGACCTAATAATAAGAGGCAGGTCATGAGCACCAGCTCCGGTGTCCACTAAGCTACTAGCTATGCATGATTAATTAGAGTTATATTATCCCTTTATATTGGAAGATTGAATTAATCTAGTCAGGGGGTTTACTCCTAAGTAAAAGAATTGATTAGTTAAAGCTGGCGTCAAGGGTTGCTTTGATCGTTCGTTCATGATGATCAAAGGTAAAGAAAATTCCATCATGATCTATATATAGGTCGGCTCCAGTACTGGTGCCTATAGCACTCGTGTGGTTTTGACGTCCATAGATGTTGCTAACGGATCTCGTCAAAAaagaggaggaatcgtcgttgAGAGGAAATAGTCAGCAGGTTTGCTGGTTGCAATTGATGAGTAATCCAGTATGGAACGTGTGAGTATGTGACTGTCGGAGAACATCACGTTTGGTTGACAGTTTGTTGACGAGTGACGATGGACCGCCCATCTCGAGTCACGTGATGATTCAGGGCATtaccaatttttttaaaatattttattataaATTGATGATTACCAGATATAAGATGCTTTGTTTCTAGATAAGCTTAATTCTTCAAAGCTAGTAAGTATCATTTTCTAATGGATTCCCACAGTACGCAAGATTTGTTTTGGCGTTTGTATGATTCACAGGAGAAACAATTAATTTTACTGTTGTAATAACATGACCATAGAAATACAAACGATATCGCATCAGACAAAGTTTTTTCTAGTTCGTTTCTCAATTTTTCATGTTTGCTTTCCCCTGTAGAATAATGGACCTCTTCCGACCCAGTGGCAGTGAAGTAGTTGGGCCGAAACTGTCCAACGGACCCCAACAACTGGCCCATAACCTTTCGTTCTAACGGTCACCGTCGCCGGTTCACATCTTTCGGCGTTCCTCCTCTCCGCCCAcggcgcgccgctgccgcaAGAGCGAGGACGCCGCTTATGATGCTTCCCTCAAAGCACAGCTCCATCTTGACCGCACTAATCTGCCGCGGACGCCGCACCTTCTCCGTCGCGTCCTTCAGCCGGAACCGCCGCGCTGTCTCGCCACTCGCACCGGACGATTACACCTTCCCTTTGCTCCTcaaggaggccgccgccgaagccgcagGGGCCTCGGGGCGCAGGAGCTCGATCGAGGGCCAGAAGCTCCACGCCGGAGTTATCAAGTTCGGTTTCTCCTCCTGCGTCTACGCCTCGACCGCTCTCGTGGATTTCTATTCCAAGTCTGGCGACCTGACCTCCGCGCGCGtagtgttcgacgaaatgccgcGCCGATCGCTGCCTTCCTGGACGGCCATCATGGTCGGGTACGCCAGGAGTGGAGATATGAGGTCCGCGGAAGAGGTCTTCTCGTTGATGCCGGAAAAGGATACTCCGGCTTACAATGCCATGATTGATGGTTTTGTGAAGGTCGGTGATGTTCCCTCGGCACAGAAGGTGTTTGATGCAATGCCAGAGAGGAACGTGGTTTCTCGGACTTCCTTGATGCACGGTTATTGCATGGATGGGAATACGGAGGCTGCTAGGTTGTTGTTTGATGCGATGCCACGAAGGAGGAATTTGCACTCTTGGAATGTGATGATCAGGGGCTACTGCCGCAACCGGGAGTCTGGGAAGGCACTGAAACTTTTTAGGGAATTGCAGTCCCAATCATGCCCATTTGAGCCAAATGAAGTGACACTTGTAAGTGTTATCCCTGCAATCACTGATACTGGTGCTATGGACCTTGGACGGTGGGTACACGAGTTTGCTAGGAGAAAGGGATTGGATCGGAGGGCTAATGTTGCCACAGCACTAATCGACATGTATTTGAAATGTGGAAATGCAGATGAAGCTAAGCGAGTGTTTAATCAATTGAATCCTAAGGATGCCACATGTTGGAATGCTATAATAAATGGTCTTGCAGTGAATGGCCATTCCAGGGAGGCTCTTGGTTTGTTTGAGGAAATGCGAAGAAATGGGATTTCCCCTAATAGTGTGACCATGATTGGAGTTCTGTCAGCTTGCAACCATGGGGGGCTTGTGAACGAAGGTAGGCAGTGGTTTCAGGAAATGGAGGTGCTAGGGATCAGCAAAAAGGTAGAGCATTATGGATGCATGGTGGACCTTCTAGGACGCTGTGGGTATTTGGGTGAAGCCATGGAGTTGATTGAAAAAATGCCCTCTGGACCCAATGGCATAGTGCTAAGCTCATTGCTCTTTGCTTGTGCGTGCCATGGTGCTGTAGATATGGCAGAGGGTGTTATGAAGAGTGCGGTTGAGGTGGAGCCAAGGAACATTGGGAATTATATTATCATGAGGAATCTATATGCTGCAAAGAAGATGTGGCGTGATGCGTTGAATATGAAAGATGAGATAAATAAGCTTGGGGGTAAAAAAGAGGCTGGATGCAGTCTTGTTGAGATTGGTACCAGTGTTTCAGAGTTTGTTTCTGGGGACAAGGCTCATCAAGACTGGGAGGTCATTTGTGACATTATTGGGTACCTTCGATTGCATATGGGTGTTCCCACAGAGGAAGAATTTGATTTCACCGGACTTATTTTCTGAGTAAATTTTTGCGCTGACATCATAAGAGAGGAGAGTAGGAGACTGACCAGGCATTTGTATGAAATGGTCTCCCTAGGGGTTCAAATTTATGACTGTCTATTGGAAACCATGGTAGCAGACACAGCATATTGCAATTCCAAATGGAGTATATAATGGTGACACTGCTTTGGGTATGTTGTCTTTCCTGGCATCCTTTTGTTCTGAGTTTTTATGCTGCTTTATTTTCTGTATTTTGATTAGTCACTCTTGTGAAACAATTGCAGCTTCATAGAAACTAAACCTTATTTTTTTTTCGTGCAAACATCTGCAGGTCGGCTTCTTCCATGCCATGCATTGGTTAAATTCTCTATAGCCAGTCACTATGAGAATGATATGACATCATCTTTTTTTAGAACAATGATATGGCATCATTGAGATAGAGCAGAagcctgctttttttttttattctacTGATCAGATACTAGTGCTACAAAAGATTCTTCTTTGTAGCCTTACTGGGTGGATTTATGTTTGATGGTCACTAGTCTGGGTTGTTTGCCACAGGTTTGGACCAGGACGTCAGACAATAATCTGCTGAGAAAAAGATCACTAGCTCATTGAATAACACATATTTGAATGTGCAATATTTATAGAAATAGCATGACCTTCGAATCTTCTTGCTTGCAATGTGGAATATTTAGTATACGCATAGCCTGACCTTCTTCTGAATTGGCATATCATTATATCAAATTATGGCTACATCAGATGAAGATTTATCCCTCAAGAGTTACCGCTGATATGCCGCACTTGGAATTAAGCAGTTCCATGGAGGATTTTGCATGTGCTATCATTTGATTGGGAAGCATTCTTATCATTTCACAGCTGATGTTTGCAAGTGTCTGATGCGAAAGACTCCACATTGGGTTAGCTCACCTCCCTGTTGAGTTAGAATTCTTGCAGATGTACTCAAATTGTGTTCATTCTTGTTACCCGTAGTCCTGATTCCTGAATATTTTTGTCCTGTTCGAAATTGCAGGTCTATTTTGCAACTTTCTCTACCTGAAAAACATCGAAGTTTCAGTGGTCCTCCACAGAACTTAACATTTCTGGTAAGTCTATCGATTTCTTCTGCTATTGTTTCTCCAATCCACTTTCTAATTATTTTAGAATTCGATTCACTCTATTTACAGCACCGCACACTGAATATAAGGCCTTGTTTGGAACGAAGTATTTTTGGAGGAAATGCTGCTGTTCCTTTGGGTTGGGGATTCCTGTACTTTGGCTTGAAAAGCACAGTAAGAGCTAAGAAACTGACATCCGGAACTATGCCCCAATAGGTGTGACTGATATGCCACCCTCTAGAATTCTGACAGTTACATGCTGGACCTTGAAGGCATTACCACGGCACCACATATTATTTGACATGTAATCTAATAATTGCAAGCATCTGATGTAAAAGCATATTCCAGGATGGTTACACCGACTTTGTTAGATCAGGTTAGAAGTTTACAGAATGTACTCATATTCTCTTTTTGTTCTTGGTAATGTTGCTTATGAACTATTGCTGCCTTTTTTCCTGTTGAAAATGCAGGTTTATTTTTGAGCTGTCCACTGCATGAAAGCATTAGGAGAACATCGGCAATATAACAACGGTAATATTCTGCACACCTAGATTTCTTTGCTATCCATCTTTCTTAGGctccctttggttgggcttttcaACCTGCTGTGGCTTCTCAAAAAGTCAGAAGCCAACCAAAGGGGTTGGCTTCCACCTAAAGCCACAGCCAAATGCAAGCTTTCAGCTAGTTCAATTCTCAGAGGACGTGCTGTAGCCGGCTGTGAGATCGGTATTTTCacaaaaattacccacctgccactcgTTATGATACCGGTTCATTCTTTTCCTTCGCATTCCCCCTCCCCCCCATCCCACCCGCGAGGCCGCGACAACAGATGAGCTGCTACCGCCGGTGAGCACGAGCAGCAGGGAAGGTAATTTGCATGCGAATATGTGAACAACACATGTTTTACAATCAATTTGAATATCAACCGCTTCAGGGACATTACAGACATTTCTTACCAAACCTACAGTTTCATAGCTGTTCCAACCAAATGGCTTTCAGCTTTTTCACAGCTCATAGGTCACAATAGCTttttccacagctcacagcccACAACAATttttccacagctcacagcccaaccaaacagacccttatgCTCTCTTTCTTCAAGTCTACTTTCTAAATGTTTTAGCATTCAGTCACTTTGCACTTGAATACAAATGGAATGAAGGGAAGAAGTGGTAGGCAGTGTCTTTGATCCTCTGACCTTGCAATCACCAAAAAATTGGTCAAATGAAACGGCATGTTCACAGACCAAACCAATTGAGCAGGCAGGTACCAGGCAGGAACTACAAAGGATAGCAAACACGTAAAATCTATGACTTTGAGAAGTTGCATACTTTATACATCTAAAGAAAATTAACGTACTCAAAACTACTCTGTAATCCTTCTGGTTCGGTCACAAATGCTTGACATTTTGGACAATATTTGGTCAAACTTTTGAAAATTCGACTATGAGTTTTAAAATATTTAGTTTGGCAACATGAGAATTATACCTGTGGATTGTTTTGAAAAGTGATTTCATAATCACATAAATTATTTGATTTTAAAATACATTTTACTAGAGAATAGTGGTCAAAGGTACTTATTGAACACCGTGCCTCGTTCAAACGTCATGTATTTTGGTCATTGTTCATATGATTTGGATAGTATCAGTTATAGAATGCCTGTTGTGACTGACACTGTGCAAACTCTTATTTAAGGTATTGCTTGCTGAAATGGTTTTTATTCTACGACTAACTGTGCGAGCTGGTCCCTTCAAATTCAGTAGAGGAGCCTACCAATGAATTGCTTGTGGGCAACATCTTTCTTTTTTAGCAATTTTGCATGACTCAATCCAGCACAAACTTGGAGAACAGACAAAGCAATACCATTTCTTGTAAGCAATGTGGGTGATGGCTTGATGCGTTGATCGAAATACAAGGCACGCCCAGAAGTAGCTTCACTGACATGTGGTTCTACAAACATGGGACCCGGCTTTGCTTGGTGAAGTTGCCGTCGACACGTGGACCATACACGTGGGGCCCGCGTGCTAGGGTCTGTTAGATGCCATAGCCATTGCCATTTGCCAATTTGCAATTGCAACCTGCTCTCGCTCAGCCGTCAATGCGAAACACGCCAACTACCAGACAACTGGACTACTGGAGTGAGCCCAGCCCACCAACCCTCTCCTAGCACGTCTGACGCGTGGGCCCACAAGACAACGGCACCCAACCGCCTCTCTCAGTCTGACTCTGATGGTCTGACCCCCTTTCTGGCTTCGTCCGCTCCGCTCTTCTCCATCGATTCAGAGCTCGCGAGACCCAAATCCTGTCGACGCTTCGCTGAACTCGGGGAGAGGCGGCGGGCACGGGAGGCGAACCCCAACCCTAGTCCCCCTCCCCGCCGTGGGCGCCGATGGCCGCCCTCGCGCCTCGCGACGTCGCCGTGCTCCTCCTCTTACTCTTCCCCGTGCTCGCGCCGGTGGCCTCTGCCGTGCCCTTCATCGTCCTGCACGGTTGGGGTTCTCGTGCCTCGGTTCGATTCTGATTCACTTTGGTGCCAGTTCAATTCCTTATCCGTTTATGGTTTGTTGGCTGTGCTCGGGCCTCGGGGGTGCGTGCAGGGATTGGCGACGAGTGCGGGAACGATGGGTTGGCGTCCTTCACCGAGATGCTTGGGGAGTGGTCCGGCTCCAAAGGCTACTGCATgtacccctctctctctctctctctctctctctctctgatgaATTATGTTGTTTTATGAGCAATGTTCCCCTAAACGCTAAACAGTCGACCACCTACCGTCTAGCTCTTTGTTCAGACTAAACGACCAATTAAACAGGTTAAATGGCCATTAAATGGGCTAAACGGGTGATTAAACGGACACAGTTAGGCACTGTGTAGCACGTAAATGGCGTGTGAACGGGCTAAACGGCCGTATAGGCGAACACGGTTTATGAGGGGGATATTGGGGGTTTAGG is a genomic window containing:
- the LOC140220132 gene encoding pentatricopeptide repeat-containing protein At2g44880; protein product: MMLPSKHSSILTALICRGRRTFSVASFSRNRRAVSPLAPDDYTFPLLLKEAAAEAAGASGRRSSIEGQKLHAGVIKFGFSSCVYASTALVDFYSKSGDLTSARVVFDEMPRRSLPSWTAIMVGYARSGDMRSAEEVFSLMPEKDTPAYNAMIDGFVKVGDVPSAQKVFDAMPERNVVSRTSLMHGYCMDGNTEAARLLFDAMPRRRNLHSWNVMIRGYCRNRESGKALKLFRELQSQSCPFEPNEVTLVSVIPAITDTGAMDLGRWVHEFARRKGLDRRANVATALIDMYLKCGNADEAKRVFNQLNPKDATCWNAIINGLAVNGHSREALGLFEEMRRNGISPNSVTMIGVLSACNHGGLVNEGRQWFQEMEVLGISKKVEHYGCMVDLLGRCGYLGEAMELIEKMPSGPNGIVLSSLLFACACHGAVDMAEGVMKSAVEVEPRNIGNYIIMRNLYAAKKMWRDALNMKDEINKLGGKKEAGCSLVEIGTSVSEFVSGDKAHQDWEVICDIIGYLRLHMGVPTEEEFDFTGLIF